One Carboxydocella sporoproducens DSM 16521 genomic window carries:
- a CDS encoding asparaginase: MEILAQVLRNGLEESVHTGHIVVTDHNGTILAAVGNPDYKTFWRSAAKPIQALAVIEAGAVQTFDLEPAEIALLCASHNAEPEHIRVAQQLAAKIQADVTELHCGLHYPTHRPTAQEMRQRGEQPQPWHSNCSGKHLGMLALARCKGWDTHGYWLPEHPVQQEMLNMVSNYTDQAVTDIGLGVDGCGVPVFHLPLKSMAMAYARLVSSHRTSAADTVVRAMISSPYYVAGSERICTDLMQVTRGRLLAKSGYEGVYCVGLVDQGQGLALKIADGNPRALGPILIEALQQLGWLTSTEKNKLASYWQVEVKNFHNAIVGTIKPVFKLAFHR; the protein is encoded by the coding sequence GTGGAAATATTAGCTCAGGTTTTGCGCAACGGACTTGAAGAGAGTGTTCATACCGGCCATATTGTAGTTACTGACCACAATGGAACTATCCTTGCGGCTGTCGGAAACCCTGACTATAAAACTTTCTGGCGTTCAGCAGCCAAGCCAATACAGGCTCTGGCGGTAATCGAAGCAGGCGCAGTGCAAACCTTTGACCTGGAACCGGCGGAAATAGCTTTGCTTTGTGCCAGTCATAATGCTGAGCCGGAGCATATCCGGGTAGCTCAGCAGTTGGCTGCCAAAATCCAGGCTGATGTAACAGAACTGCATTGCGGTTTACATTACCCAACCCATCGGCCAACAGCTCAAGAAATGCGGCAGCGGGGAGAACAACCTCAGCCCTGGCACTCCAACTGTTCGGGCAAGCACCTGGGCATGCTGGCCCTGGCTCGTTGTAAGGGTTGGGATACCCATGGGTACTGGCTGCCTGAACATCCCGTTCAGCAAGAGATGCTTAATATGGTAAGTAACTATACGGACCAGGCGGTAACAGATATTGGCCTTGGGGTTGATGGCTGCGGGGTGCCGGTCTTTCATTTGCCCCTTAAAAGTATGGCAATGGCTTATGCTCGACTGGTTTCGTCTCATCGCACTTCTGCGGCTGATACAGTAGTAAGGGCAATGATCTCCTCTCCTTACTATGTCGCAGGTAGTGAAAGGATATGTACTGATTTGATGCAGGTTACCCGGGGGCGTTTACTGGCTAAATCGGGATATGAAGGCGTCTATTGCGTCGGCCTGGTTGACCAGGGCCAGGGCCTGGCGCTAAAAATCGCAGATGGTAATCCGCGGGCCCTGGGGCCGATATTAATCGAGGCCTTACAACAGCTGGGCTGGTTGACTTCTACCGAGAAAAATAAACTGGCTTCCTACTGGCAAGTTGAAGTTAAAAATTTTCATAATGCTATAGTTGGGACCATCAAGCCGGTATTTAAACTGGCTTTTCACAGATAA